A genomic window from Branchiostoma floridae strain S238N-H82 unplaced genomic scaffold, Bfl_VNyyK Sc7u5tJ_1336, whole genome shotgun sequence includes:
- the LOC118407393 gene encoding guanylate-binding protein 6-like encodes MLEDDGKLGEGNLGLLKDLLTSLNESQLAKEVEDLERVQTDISELHEKRGFKVEELKPKEGREAVKGSSIPLILPNDRKYNASTGGVEEVPGVQRESLQVVPEALKLLEGIEEPVSVLAICGPSRTGKSYILSRLLGTADAFELGHRMDPQTFGIWMGTKVLRGKDFTIVLLDTEGIDAVGASAGQDASILVLTTLLSSHLIYNSLNVPYKGDLEKLQCFIQLAKGVTVKHGQKTKMSAFREFFPNFLWLLRDVSLKMQDKNRKDMTPTEYLITKVLRRQGDDDDIDESTSDKVGRAILSFFPSVECATLERPSGDREVMNNIAQHTDSLNPEFNEGVHDLVVTLLLKARAKRGYHKGSTVSGE; translated from the exons ATGCTGGAAGATGATGGCAAACTTGGTGAGGGAAATCTTGGATTGCTGAAGGACCTATTGACATCCCTCAATGAATCACAGCTAGCAAAAGAAGTTGAGGATTTGGAGAGGGTCCAGA CTGACATATCTGAATTGCATGAAAAGCGCGGGTTCAAGGTGGAGGAACTGAAGCCGAAGGAAGGTAGGGAAGCTGTTAAAGGTTCATCCATCCCGCTCATTCTGCCAAACGACCGGAAGTACAACGCGTCCACTGGTGGAGTCGAGGAGGTGCCTGGCGTCCAACGGGAAAGCCTGCAGGTCGTTCCCGAGGCGTTGAAACTACTGGAGGGGATCGAGGAGCCCGTGAGTGTCCTAGCGATCTGTGGGCCTAGTCGGACTGGGAAAAGCTACATTCTCTCCAG GTTGCTTGGCACCGCCGATGCCTTTGAGCTGGGCCATCGCATGGACCCCCAGACATTTGGTATCTGGATGGGCACCAAGGTGCTGCGGGGGAAGGACTTCACTATCGTGCTACTGGACACGGAGGGAATAG ACGCAGTAGGCGCCAGTGCTGGACAGGACGCCTCTATCCTGGTGCTGACCACTCTGCTGTCCTCCCATCTCATCTACAACTCACTCAACGTGCCGTACAAGGGGGATCTGGAAAAGCTGCA GTGCTTCATCCAGTTAGCCAAAGGGGTCACCGTGAAACATGGACAGAAAACAAAGATGTCAGCGTTCCGTGAGTTCTTCCCAAACTTCCTGTGGCTGCTGCGTGACGTTTCACTAAAGATGCAAGACAAAAACCGCAAAGACATGACTCCGACCGAGTATTTGATTACGAAG GTCCTTCGACGTcaaggtgatgatgatgatattgacgAGTCAACCAGTGACAAAGTAGGACGGGCCATTCTCTCATTCTTCCCATCTGTGGAGTGCGCCACCTTGGAGCGGCCCTCTGGGGACAGGGAGGTGATGAACAACATAGCCCAGCACACGGACAGCCTAAACCCAGAGTTTAACGAGGGAGTACATGATTTGGTGGTGACGCTGTTACTTAAAGCACGGGCCAAGAGAGGCTACCACAAGGGCTCTACAGTTAGTGGTGAGTAA
- the LOC118407375 gene encoding uncharacterized protein LOC118407375, with protein MGLHRASVKKVTGMFLEKVGHFGITSENQGTDEKKTVVDKMQKRLVQREERTVDYVAEDGTSMKLEGSVVTGGELFQYTQQNKELSKGFCQRLFERLLDQIEKHVESPPPDFDFQKLMEELADARQQYVEQARGPEKWVVLQEMAHKIEKLQANIEKMGYQDKITQEQKKAHDAEKKAHDADVRAKEREREIKDLLKQVHDMHQTQQQTLREMIQQYEKQMNKMKQDWQERLAAALQMIEELQKANRAEQAKIAREQLENERAFMKEKTKKMQKKHADLNKELEALLDRQKNTNPPPKPSWKEKCTIS; from the exons ATGGGCCTTCACCGTGCGTCGGTCAAAAAAGTTACAGGCATGTTTTTGGAGAAGGTCGGCCATTTTGGCATCACATCAGAGAATCAAGGAACTGATGAGAAAAAAACTGTGGTGGACAAAATGCAGAAACGCTTGG TTCAAAGAGAAGAGCGCACTGTGGATTATGTAGCAGAAGACGGCACCAGCATGAAGCTGGAGGGGTCAGTCGTTACTGGTGGGGAGCTTTTCCAGTACACCCAGCAGAACAAAGAACTCTCCAAGGGCTTCTGCCAGAGGCTCTTCGAACGCTTGTTGGACCAAATAGA AAAACATGTAGAGTCGCCGCCTCCAGACTTTGACTTCCAAAAGTTGATGGAAGAGCTAGCCGATGCACGTCAGCAGTACGTGGAGCAGGCACGTGGTCCGGAGAAGTGGGTTGTCTTGCAGGAGATGGCCCACAAGATAGAGAAGCTACAGGCCAATATTGAGAAGATGGGGTATCAAGACAAG ATAACGCAGGAACAAAAGAAGGCACATGATGCAGAGAAGAAGGCACATGATGCAGATGTCCGGGCCAAGGAAAGGGAAAGAGAGATCAAAGACCTACTCAAACAAGTACATGACATGCATCAAACACAACAGCAAACTCTACGGGAAATGATTCAGCAGTACGAGAAACAGATGAACAAG ATGAAGCAAGATTGGCAAGAGCGACTTGCGGCTGCGCTACAGATGATCGAGGAACTTCAGAAAGCAAATAGGGCGGAACAAGCGAAAATTGCAAGG GAGCAACTCGAGAATGAAAGAGCCTTTATGAAGGAAAAAACCAAGAAGATGCAGAAGAAACATGCAGATCTGAACAAGGAGCTAGAGGCACTACTAGATCGGCAAAAGAATACAAATCCACCTCCTAAGCCAT CCTGGAAAGAGAAGTGCACCATCTCGTAA
- the LOC118407376 gene encoding aldo-keto reductase family 1 member A1-A-like produces MTCPTVKLSTGASMPLVGLGTWQSKNNECYEAVKAALDAGYRHIDTAELYQNEKEIGRALKEKMDAGMKREEVFVVSKLWNTRHHPDDVLPACQKSLDDLGLEYLDLYLMHHPFPWARGDNLLPINADGKAEHSDVHFMDTWKEMEKLVDAGLVKAIGVSNFNISQMEEVLTNGRINPAVNQVESHPYVTCNRMLEFCTEKGVVMTAYCPLGAPGDLKDHGLAVLEDSELKKIAEKHGKTPAQVCLRWQVQRGVVVIPKSLRAARMVENSQIFDFELSAGDVEIINNLNRDGRVYKWEW; encoded by the exons ATGACCTGCCCTACGGTGAAACTGTCGACCGGAGCGTCCATGCCTCTGGTCGGGCTGGGAACGTGGCAG TCGAAAAATAACGAATGTTACGAGGCGGTGAAGGCGGCCCTGGATGCAGGTTACCGACACATCGACACCGCGGAACTCTACCAGAACGAGAAGGAGATAGGACGGGCTCTCAAGGAGAAGATGGACGCCGGGATGAAAAGGGAGGAAGTTTTTGTCGTCAGCAAG TTGTGGAACACCCGGCACCACCCAGACGATGTTCTGCCGGCCTGTCAGAAGAGTCTGGACGATCTCGGACTGGAGTATCTGGACTTGTACCTCATGCATCATCCTTTCCCGTGGGCG AGAGGAGACAACCTGTTACCCATCAATGCTGACGGCAAGGCGGAACATTCCGATGTTCACTTCATGGATACATGGAAG GAAATGGAGAAGCTGGTGGATGCAGGACTGGTGAAGGCCATCGGCGTGTCCAACTTCAACATCTCACAGATGGAGGAGGTTCTGACCAATGGGAGGATCAacccagctgtcaatcaa GTTGAGAGTCACCCGTATGTGACGTGTAACCGGATGTTGGAGTTCTGCACGGAGAAAGGCGTGGTGATGACGGCATACTGTCCACTGGGGGCTCCGGG TGACCTTAAGGACCACGGGCTGGCTGTGTTAGAAGATTCTGAACTCAAGAAAATCGCTGAGAAACACGGGAAGACTCCGGCACAG GTGTGTCTCCGGTGGCAGGTGCAGAGGGGCGTGGTCGTCATCCCGAAGAGTCTGAGGGCCGCCAGGATGGTGGAGAACTCCCAG ATCTTTGACTTCGAGTTGAGTGCAGGTGACGTGGAGATTATCAATAACCTGAACCGGGACGGGCGGGTTTACAAGTGGGAATGGTGA
- the LOC118407402 gene encoding aldo-keto reductase family 1 member A1-A-like: MALPAATLRTGARMPLLGLGTGPGSVGTWQTSTEPIYEAVKVAIDTGYRHIDNAESYAEEQAVGRALREKVGSVVERKDIFITSKLWNTRHHPDDVLPACQRSLTDLGLDYLDLYLMHFPVAWTRGDVYYPKDENGRAILATPDVHFMDTWKAMEKLVDAGLVKAIGVSNFNISQMEEVLTNGRIKPAVNQVESHPYLVCSKLLKCAADNNVVITAFSPLGRPGEESLHGVSPLKDPKVISIAEKHKKTPAQVCLRWQVQRGVVVVPKSTTPARILENSQIFDFELSTEDMETISGLNKDARIVKFGMCDDHPQWPFNGEF; encoded by the exons ATGGCCCTGCCAGCAGCCACACTCCGAACCGGGGCACGGATGCCTCTGCTGGGGCTGGGAACCGGGCCGGGATCGGTCGGAACTTGGCAG ACTTCCACTGAACCTATCTACGAAGCCGTGAAGGTTGCTATAGATACGGGGTACCGTCACATCGACAACGCTGAATCGTACGCGGAAGAGCAGGCTGTCGGACGGGCGCTAAGGGAGAAGGTTGGATCTGTGGTGGAGAGGAAGGATATCTTCATCACCAGTAAG TTATGGAACACCCGGCACCACCCCGATGACGTCCTGCCTGCCTGTCAGAGGAGCCTAACCGACCTGGGACTAGACTatctggacctgtacctcatGCACTTCCCTGTGGCATGGACG AGAGGGGATGTGTACTATCCTAAAGACGAGAATGGCCGAGCAATACTGGCTACTCCTGATGTTCACTTCATGGACACATGGAAG gCCATGGAGAAGCTTGTGGATGCAGGACTGGTGAAGGCCATCGGTGTGTCCAACTTCAACATCTCACAGATGGAGGAGGTTCTGACCAATGGGAGgatcaaaccagctgtcaatcaa GTGGAGTCTCACCCCTACCTGGTGTGCAGCAAGCTTCTGAAGTGTGCTGCAGACAACAATGTCGTCATCACAGCATTCAGCCCGCTTGGCAGACCtgg GGAGGAGAGTCTACATGGTGTCAGTCCCCTCAAGGATCCTAAAGTGATTTCAATCGCAGAAAAGCACAAGAAAACTCCAGCACAG GTGTGCCTCAGGTGGCAGGTACAGAGGGGCGTGGTCGTCGTCCCAAAGAGCACCACACCTGCCAGGATCCTGGAGAActctcag ATCTTTGACTTTGAGCTGAGCACAGAAGACATGGAAACGATCTCAGGACTGAACAAAGATGCCAGGATTGTCAAGTTTGGGAT GTGTGATGACCATCCACAGTGGCCTTTCAATGGAGAATTCTGA